One genomic region from Enterobacter hormaechei ATCC 49162 encodes:
- a CDS encoding anion transporter, producing MNIPGLQALKRDRFFHLLLLIGVGLSVFVPFAPQTWPAAIDWRTIITLSGLMMLTKGVELSGYFDVLGRKMVRRFATERKLALFMVFSAALLSTFLTNDVALFIVVPLTLTLRKLCEIPVTRLIIFEALAVNAGSLLTPIGNPQNILLWGRSGLSFTAFTGQMAPLALAIVATLLAVGWFAFPNKSLQYHSGTTGPQWQPRLVWSCLGLYIVFLTALELNQALVGALLVACGFLFLARRVLVSVDWTLLLVFMAMFIDVHLLIQLPVLQNVLHSVSGLSQPGLWLTAIGLSQVISNVPSTILLLNYVPPTVLLAWAVNVGGFGLLPGSLANLIALRMANDRRIWWRFHLWSIPMLLWSAAVGFGLFLLI from the coding sequence ATGAACATCCCCGGCTTGCAGGCCCTGAAACGCGATCGTTTTTTCCATCTTTTACTTCTCATTGGCGTGGGGCTTAGCGTCTTTGTGCCCTTTGCGCCGCAGACCTGGCCTGCGGCAATAGACTGGCGCACCATCATTACCCTGAGCGGTTTGATGATGCTCACCAAAGGGGTTGAGCTGAGCGGCTATTTTGACGTGCTGGGGCGCAAAATGGTGCGCCGTTTTGCCACCGAGCGCAAACTGGCCCTGTTCATGGTCTTTTCGGCGGCGCTGCTGTCGACGTTTCTCACGAACGATGTGGCGCTGTTTATCGTGGTGCCGCTCACCCTCACGCTGCGTAAGCTGTGCGAAATACCGGTCACCCGTCTGATTATCTTTGAAGCGCTGGCCGTCAATGCTGGCTCGCTGCTTACACCGATCGGTAACCCGCAGAACATTCTGCTGTGGGGACGCTCTGGCCTGTCGTTTACCGCGTTTACCGGGCAGATGGCACCGCTGGCGCTCGCGATCGTGGCGACGCTACTCGCGGTGGGCTGGTTTGCTTTCCCGAATAAATCGTTGCAGTACCACAGCGGTACCACCGGCCCCCAGTGGCAGCCGCGTCTCGTCTGGAGCTGTCTGGGGCTGTACATCGTTTTCCTTACCGCGCTTGAGTTAAACCAGGCGCTGGTGGGCGCGCTGCTGGTGGCGTGCGGCTTCCTGTTCCTCGCCCGGCGGGTGCTGGTGAGCGTCGACTGGACTCTGCTGCTGGTCTTTATGGCGATGTTTATTGATGTGCATCTGCTGATCCAACTCCCGGTATTGCAGAACGTTCTCCATAGCGTCAGCGGTCTGTCCCAGCCAGGCTTATGGCTGACAGCGATTGGTCTCTCGCAGGTTATCAGCAACGTGCCGTCCACCATCTTACTGCTTAACTATGTTCCCCCGACGGTACTGCTGGCGTGGGCGGTCAACGTCGGCGGCTTTGGGCTGCTGCCTGGTTCGCTGGCAAACCTGATCGCCCTGCGCATGGCAAACGATCGCCGTATCTGGTGGCGCTTCCATCTCTGGTCAATCCCGATGCTGCTCTGGTCAGCGGCGGTCGGTTTCGGACTATTCCTTCTCATATAG
- the mntR gene encoding manganese-binding transcriptional regulator MntR — protein MNRRAGKPTTKKTTQLVNVEEHVEGFRQVREAHRRELIDDYVELISDLIREVGEARQVDMAARLGVSQPTVAKMLKRLASVGLIEMIPWRGVFLTAEGEKLAQESRERHQIVENFLLVLGVSPEIARRDAEGMEHHVSEETLVRFREFTLKYGPSAE, from the coding sequence ATGAACCGTCGCGCAGGTAAGCCAACAACAAAAAAAACGACGCAACTGGTGAACGTTGAAGAGCATGTGGAAGGCTTCCGCCAGGTGCGCGAGGCGCACCGCCGGGAGCTGATTGATGATTATGTCGAACTGATCTCTGATCTGATTCGTGAGGTTGGAGAAGCGCGCCAGGTGGATATGGCCGCGCGGCTGGGGGTCTCGCAGCCAACCGTTGCCAAAATGTTAAAACGTCTGGCGTCAGTAGGGCTGATCGAGATGATCCCCTGGCGCGGGGTGTTTCTCACCGCTGAGGGTGAAAAGCTGGCGCAGGAGAGCCGCGAGCGTCACCAGATCGTCGAGAATTTTTTACTCGTGCTGGGCGTCAGCCCGGAAATTGCCCGTCGGGACGCCGAAGGTATGGAACACCATGTCAGCGAAGAGACGCTGGTGAGGTTCCGCGAATTTACGCTTAAATACGGTCCCTCCGCTGAATGA
- the mntS gene encoding manganase accumulation protein MntS, giving the protein MNEFKRCMNVFTHSPFKVRLMLLNMLCDMFNAKPQQDDKSSH; this is encoded by the coding sequence ATGAATGAATTCAAGAGGTGTATGAACGTGTTTACCCACTCTCCTTTTAAAGTGCGTTTAATGCTGTTGAACATGCTGTGCGATATGTTTAACGCCAAACCGCAGCAGGACGACAAATCTTCCCACTAA
- a CDS encoding phosphoethanolamine transferase — protein MNVTLIDTLVTRSRALSPWTGFYFLQSLLINFALGYPFSLLYAVGFTCILHLLWRSAPRVQKVLIGICSLVAAAYFPFGQAYGAPNFNTLLALHSTNMEESTEILTIFPWYNYVVGLFIFGLGVIAVRRKQVEKKAWGKIESLCLAFSVVTFFVAPVQNLAWGGVFKLKDTGYPVFRFVKDVVVNNEEVLDEQARMAELSTMKDTWNVLAVKPKYHTYVVVIGESARRDALGAFGGHWDNTPFASTVNGTLFTDYVAASGSTQKSLGLTLNRVVDGKPQFQDNFVTLANRAGFQTWWFSNQGQIGEYDTAIASIAKRADEVQFLKSGDFEADKNTQDEALLKMTAQVFATQRTQPQLIVLHLMGSHPQACDRTQGKYTEFVQSKETSCYLYTMTQTDDLLSKLYAQLRNSGDSFSMVYFSDHGLAFKERGKEVQYLAHDDKYQQNFQVPFMVLSSDDKTHRIIKARRSANDFLKFFSQWTGIKAKEIKNDYPFISGKKGPPVYITNFKLQKVDYNHLGTDIFDIKSK, from the coding sequence ATGAACGTAACCCTGATTGATACACTTGTTACCCGCAGCCGGGCCTTAAGCCCGTGGACGGGATTCTATTTTTTGCAATCGCTGTTGATTAACTTTGCCCTTGGCTATCCCTTCAGCCTGCTTTATGCCGTCGGGTTTACCTGCATCCTTCACCTGCTGTGGCGAAGCGCACCGCGCGTGCAGAAAGTGCTTATCGGGATCTGTTCTCTGGTCGCCGCGGCCTATTTCCCGTTTGGCCAGGCCTACGGCGCGCCGAACTTTAATACCCTGCTGGCGCTGCACTCCACCAATATGGAAGAGTCCACGGAGATCCTGACGATCTTCCCGTGGTACAACTACGTGGTTGGCCTTTTCATTTTTGGCCTGGGCGTGATTGCGGTTCGCCGTAAGCAGGTTGAGAAAAAGGCATGGGGTAAAATAGAAAGCCTGTGTCTGGCCTTTAGCGTGGTGACGTTTTTTGTTGCGCCGGTACAGAATCTGGCCTGGGGCGGCGTGTTTAAGCTTAAAGATACCGGTTATCCGGTATTTCGCTTCGTCAAAGACGTGGTGGTGAATAACGAGGAAGTGCTCGACGAGCAGGCGCGTATGGCCGAGCTTTCCACGATGAAAGACACCTGGAACGTGCTGGCAGTGAAGCCGAAGTACCACACCTATGTGGTGGTGATCGGCGAAAGCGCGCGTCGCGATGCGCTCGGCGCATTTGGCGGCCACTGGGATAACACGCCGTTTGCCAGCACCGTCAACGGTACGCTGTTTACTGACTACGTGGCGGCCAGCGGCTCGACGCAAAAATCCCTCGGTCTGACGCTCAACCGCGTGGTGGATGGAAAACCGCAGTTTCAGGATAACTTTGTCACCCTGGCCAACCGGGCTGGTTTTCAGACGTGGTGGTTCTCCAACCAGGGACAGATCGGCGAGTATGATACCGCCATTGCCAGCATCGCTAAACGTGCCGACGAGGTGCAGTTCCTGAAAAGCGGTGACTTTGAAGCGGATAAAAATACGCAGGATGAAGCGCTGTTAAAAATGACCGCGCAGGTTTTTGCCACCCAGCGCACCCAGCCGCAGCTGATCGTCCTGCACCTGATGGGTTCTCACCCGCAGGCCTGCGACCGCACGCAGGGGAAATATACCGAGTTTGTGCAGTCGAAAGAGACCTCCTGCTACCTCTACACCATGACGCAAACCGACGATCTGCTCAGCAAACTTTACGCACAGCTGCGCAACAGCGGCGACAGCTTCTCAATGGTCTATTTCTCAGACCACGGGCTGGCGTTTAAGGAGCGCGGTAAAGAGGTGCAGTATCTCGCCCACGATGATAAATACCAGCAGAATTTCCAGGTACCGTTTATGGTGCTGTCGAGTGATGACAAAACGCATCGCATCATCAAAGCTCGCCGTTCCGCGAACGATTTCCTGAAATTCTTCTCCCAGTGGACGGGGATTAAGGCGAAAGAGATAAAAAATGATTACCCGTTTATCTCCGGGAAGAAGGGCCCGCCAGTCTACATTACCAACTTCAAGTTACAGAAAGTCGACTATAACCATCTTGGGACGGATATTTTCGATATTAAGAGTAAGTGA
- the ompX gene encoding outer membrane protein OmpX, whose product MKKIACLSALAAVLAVSAGTAVAATSTVTGGYAQSDMQGVMNKTNGFNLKYRYEQDNNPLGVIGSFTYTEKDRTENGSYNKGQYYGITAGPAYRLNDWASIYGVVGVGYGKFQQTENEGLNRTASNSDYGFSYGAGMQFNPIENVALDFSYEQSRIRNVDVGTWIAGVGYRF is encoded by the coding sequence ATGAAAAAAATTGCATGTCTTTCAGCACTGGCAGCTGTTCTGGCTGTTTCCGCAGGTACCGCTGTAGCGGCAACTTCTACTGTAACTGGTGGTTACGCTCAGAGCGATATGCAGGGCGTGATGAACAAAACCAACGGTTTCAACCTGAAGTACCGTTACGAGCAAGACAACAACCCGCTGGGTGTGATCGGTTCTTTCACTTACACCGAGAAAGATCGTACTGAAAATGGCTCTTACAATAAAGGTCAGTACTACGGCATCACCGCGGGTCCTGCTTACCGCCTGAATGACTGGGCAAGCATCTACGGTGTTGTAGGTGTTGGCTACGGTAAATTCCAGCAGACCGAAAACGAAGGTCTGAACCGTACTGCAAGCAACAGCGACTACGGTTTCTCTTATGGCGCTGGTATGCAGTTCAACCCAATCGAAAACGTTGCTCTGGACTTCTCCTATGAGCAGAGCCGTATCCGCAACGTTGACGTTGGCACCTGGATCGCGGGCGTAGGTTACCGCTTCTAA
- the rhtA gene encoding threonine/homoserine exporter RhtA: MPGLPRKSSVWMPVAVILIAMMSIQSGASLAKSLFPLVGAPGVTALRIALGTLILVVIFKPWRLRFKKEQRLPLLFYGLALGGMNYMFYLSIQTIPLGIAVALEFTGPLAVALFSSRRPVDFIWVILAVLGLWFLLPLGQSVSQVDLTGAALALGAGACWAVYILTGQRAGEEHGPATVALGSLIAAIIFVPIGMAQATDSIWQWSILPVGLAVAILSTALPYSLEMIALTRLPTRIFGTLMSMEPALAAISGMIFLGETLTLVQTLALCSIIAASMGSTLTMRPEPKVQKIDLN; this comes from the coding sequence ATGCCTGGTTTACCCCGTAAATCATCGGTCTGGATGCCGGTGGCAGTCATACTCATCGCGATGATGTCCATACAAAGCGGCGCATCGCTGGCAAAATCGCTCTTCCCGCTGGTGGGTGCGCCGGGCGTCACGGCGCTGCGTATCGCGTTAGGCACACTGATCCTCGTGGTTATCTTTAAACCCTGGCGGCTGCGTTTTAAAAAGGAGCAGCGACTGCCCCTGCTCTTTTATGGGCTGGCGCTGGGAGGGATGAACTACATGTTCTACCTCTCTATTCAGACCATCCCGCTGGGGATCGCGGTTGCGCTTGAATTTACCGGCCCGCTGGCGGTTGCCCTCTTCTCTTCTCGTCGTCCGGTAGACTTTATCTGGGTCATACTGGCCGTCCTGGGGCTATGGTTCCTGCTGCCGCTTGGTCAAAGCGTTTCACAAGTCGATCTGACAGGGGCTGCTCTGGCGCTGGGCGCGGGGGCGTGCTGGGCGGTGTATATTCTCACTGGCCAGCGTGCGGGCGAAGAGCACGGCCCCGCGACGGTCGCCTTAGGCTCGCTGATTGCCGCCATCATTTTTGTCCCGATCGGAATGGCACAAGCCACGGACTCCATATGGCAATGGTCCATCCTGCCGGTTGGGCTGGCGGTCGCCATTCTCTCCACCGCGCTTCCCTACTCTCTGGAGATGATCGCCCTGACGCGTCTGCCCACACGCATTTTTGGTACGCTCATGAGCATGGAGCCCGCGCTGGCTGCCATATCAGGAATGATTTTCCTCGGGGAAACCCTGACCCTGGTGCAAACGCTGGCGCTCTGTTCCATTATCGCGGCGTCAATGGGCTCCACGCTGACCATGCGCCCGGAACCAAAAGTTCAAAAAATTGACCTTAACTAA